In Nocardioides sp., the following proteins share a genomic window:
- a CDS encoding replication-associated recombination protein A, translated as MRPRTLDELVGQEQLRAPGAPLRQLIEGDQSMSLLLWGPPGTGKTTIAGIVSQQTDRRFVEVSAVAAGVKEVRAAIDTARNDLIRTGRETVLFVDEVHRFTKAQQDALLPGVENRWVTLIAATTENPFFSVISPLLSRSLLLRLESLTDDHIRGVIASALTDARGLADRFTLDDDAREHLVRLAGGDARRSLTYLEAASSAAASKSSSVIDLATAETAVDQAAVRYDRQGDQHYDVTSAFIKSIRGSDADAALHYLARMMEAGEDPRFIARRLVILASEDIGLADPTALTTAVAAAQAVQLIGMPEARLNLAQATIALAVAPKSNAVIKAIDAASADVRAGKIGQVPPHLRDAHYGGAKKIGHGASYVYSHDEPFGIAKQQYAPDVVIDARYYEPTSLGAEAAIKERWERIRKIVRGK; from the coding sequence ATGCGACCGCGCACGCTCGACGAGTTGGTCGGCCAAGAGCAGTTGCGTGCCCCGGGAGCGCCGCTAAGGCAACTGATCGAGGGCGACCAGTCGATGTCGCTGCTGTTGTGGGGACCTCCCGGCACCGGCAAGACCACGATCGCGGGCATCGTCAGCCAGCAGACCGACCGTCGCTTCGTCGAGGTCTCTGCCGTCGCGGCGGGGGTCAAGGAAGTGCGAGCCGCGATCGATACAGCACGCAATGACCTGATCCGCACGGGGCGCGAAACCGTGCTCTTCGTCGACGAGGTGCACCGGTTCACCAAGGCCCAGCAGGACGCGTTGTTGCCCGGTGTCGAGAACCGCTGGGTGACACTGATCGCGGCCACCACGGAGAATCCGTTCTTCTCGGTGATCTCGCCGCTGCTATCGCGCAGTCTGCTGTTGCGGCTGGAGTCGCTGACCGACGACCACATTCGCGGGGTCATTGCCTCGGCCTTGACCGATGCACGCGGCCTTGCGGACCGCTTCACCTTGGACGACGACGCGCGCGAGCACCTCGTACGACTCGCCGGTGGCGATGCTCGCCGCTCGCTGACCTATCTGGAGGCGGCGTCCTCGGCGGCTGCCTCGAAGTCGTCGTCGGTGATCGACCTCGCGACCGCCGAGACAGCGGTTGATCAGGCGGCCGTGCGCTATGACCGCCAGGGCGATCAGCACTATGACGTGACGAGCGCCTTCATCAAGTCGATCAGGGGCTCGGATGCCGACGCGGCCCTGCACTATCTGGCGCGGATGATGGAGGCCGGGGAGGATCCACGGTTCATCGCCCGCCGTCTGGTGATCTTGGCGTCCGAGGACATCGGGCTGGCCGACCCCACCGCCCTGACCACCGCGGTCGCAGCTGCTCAGGCGGTGCAGTTGATCGGGATGCCGGAGGCCCGCCTCAATCTGGCTCAAGCCACCATCGCGCTGGCGGTCGCGCCGAAGTCCAATGCCGTGATCAAGGCGATCGACGCGGCTTCGGCCGACGTACGCGCCGGCAAGATCGGCCAGGTGCCGCCGCACCTGCGCGACGCGCACTATGGCGGCGCGAAGAAGATCGGGCACGGGGCGTCGTACGTCTATTCGCACGACGAGCCGTTCGGCATCGCCAAGCAGCAGTACGCCCCGGACGTCGTCATCGACGCGCGCTATTACGAACCCACCTCCCTGGGCGCCGAAGCCGCGATCAAGGAACGCTGGGAGCGGATCCGCAAGATCGTGCGCGGCAAGTAG